The following proteins are co-located in the Sulfurospirillum deleyianum DSM 6946 genome:
- a CDS encoding Jag N-terminal domain-containing protein, giving the protein MIRIEASTLQEAYSKAARELSCSVVELDINIIQNGSNGFLGLFKKNAIIEVQRKGAHKKREERDEKISTPTSKESLQHVSMETVSNEERKERHKRSKNRRPKHKNRESLNEVSEKSEELVTPVVMEEMVVKNEIIAQEVKNSFKETKHTLSPTVVDQNFHHEKRSISDVVEEVSLQIKHLFQYSCFTLESPIVSKYNEDTILIEFSGEDAALLIGKEGYRYKALSYLLYNWINIKHGMNIRLEIAEFLKNQEEMIEKYLIPVIERIRTSGKGQTKILDGVLIKIALEVLRAEFPEKYVGIKSGKDGGKFIVVNDFNRKNA; this is encoded by the coding sequence ATGATTAGGATTGAGGCATCCACACTTCAAGAAGCTTATTCTAAAGCGGCACGTGAATTATCGTGTTCAGTTGTAGAATTGGATATTAATATTATTCAAAATGGTTCCAATGGTTTTTTAGGATTATTTAAAAAGAATGCTATTATTGAAGTTCAGCGTAAGGGTGCTCACAAAAAGAGAGAGGAGAGGGATGAAAAAATCTCAACTCCGACTTCTAAAGAGTCTTTGCAACATGTTTCGATGGAGACTGTTTCAAATGAAGAGCGTAAAGAGCGTCATAAGCGTTCAAAAAACCGACGTCCAAAACATAAAAATAGAGAATCTCTCAATGAGGTTTCTGAAAAAAGTGAGGAGCTTGTTACTCCCGTTGTTATGGAAGAGATGGTTGTAAAAAATGAGATTATTGCGCAGGAAGTAAAAAACAGTTTCAAAGAGACAAAACATACACTAAGTCCTACGGTGGTTGATCAAAATTTTCATCATGAAAAACGCTCAATCAGCGATGTTGTGGAGGAAGTGAGCCTACAAATCAAACATCTTTTTCAGTACAGTTGTTTTACATTAGAATCGCCTATTGTTTCAAAATACAATGAAGATACGATTTTGATAGAATTTAGTGGGGAAGATGCTGCTTTATTGATTGGTAAGGAGGGGTATCGCTATAAGGCCCTTTCGTACTTACTCTATAATTGGATCAATATTAAGCATGGCATGAATATTCGTCTTGAGATTGCTGAATTTTTGAAGAATCAAGAAGAGATGATTGAAAAGTATTTGATTCCTGTCATTGAGAGAATTCGTACCAGTGGAAAAGGTCAAACTAAAATTTTAGATGGTGTATTGATCAAAATTGCGCTGGAAGTGCTTCGTGCAGAGTTTCCTGAAAAATATGTTGGAATTAAATCAGGAAAAGATGGCGGTAAATTTATTGTCGTCAATGATTTTAATAGGAAAAACGCATAG
- the mnmE gene encoding tRNA uridine-5-carboxymethylaminomethyl(34) synthesis GTPase MnmE, with product MDTIAAIATSSGIGSIAIVRVSGPNALLVAQKLTQKVSLKPREATLSFLYDQLHDVVDQAIVIYFKAPHSFTAEDVVEFQCHGGSMVASMVLETLLHYGVRLAQPGEFSKRAFLNGRIDLSEAEAIAALIETKSVDAAKMLTRQLKGELKEFVLHVRNLLIEILAFVEVNIDYAEEDLPQDMLETIQQKLDAILEELLKTYESSKRRQGMMQGFKIAIIGKPNVGKSSLLNNLLNYERAIISDVAGTTRDTIEAEIRIGTHLVKIVDTAGIRKTEDSIEKIGIERSIMAIEESEIVLALFDNSRLCDDEDEEILSLLERYRDSKQIVSLLNKTDLPNAFDVKRLSKEVISLTCQKETQSVVKALQTILDQTVYEDSLLLTSSRQIDAVRRAYENIQTSTLLLNEGQLELFAFHLNDAITAISSISMAFDRDEILDKMFGSFCLGK from the coding sequence ATAGATACGATTGCTGCTATTGCCACAAGTTCGGGCATTGGATCGATTGCTATTGTTCGAGTTAGCGGTCCTAATGCCCTTCTTGTTGCTCAAAAACTGACACAAAAAGTCTCGTTAAAGCCACGAGAAGCCACCCTCTCTTTTTTGTACGATCAGCTCCATGATGTTGTGGATCAAGCGATTGTTATCTACTTTAAAGCTCCGCACAGTTTTACGGCTGAAGATGTCGTAGAGTTTCAGTGTCACGGTGGAAGCATGGTTGCGAGTATGGTTCTGGAAACGTTATTGCATTATGGTGTACGCTTAGCCCAACCAGGTGAATTTTCCAAACGGGCATTTTTAAATGGTAGAATTGATTTAAGCGAAGCAGAAGCGATTGCTGCACTCATTGAAACAAAGAGTGTGGATGCTGCTAAAATGTTGACACGACAGTTAAAGGGTGAATTAAAAGAGTTTGTTTTACATGTAAGAAATCTTTTAATTGAAATTTTAGCTTTTGTGGAAGTCAATATTGATTATGCAGAAGAAGATTTACCTCAAGATATGTTAGAGACCATTCAGCAAAAATTGGATGCTATTTTAGAAGAGTTACTCAAAACATATGAGAGCAGTAAACGCCGTCAAGGGATGATGCAAGGATTCAAAATTGCTATTATTGGAAAGCCTAATGTTGGTAAAAGCTCTTTATTAAACAACCTTTTAAATTATGAGCGAGCTATTATTAGTGATGTGGCAGGAACCACACGCGATACGATTGAAGCAGAGATTCGTATAGGCACGCATTTGGTTAAGATTGTGGATACGGCAGGCATTCGTAAAACAGAAGATAGCATCGAAAAAATAGGTATTGAGCGTTCTATTATGGCAATCGAAGAGTCTGAAATTGTACTGGCGCTCTTTGATAACAGTCGTTTATGCGATGATGAAGATGAAGAAATACTCTCTTTGTTGGAACGTTATCGTGATTCAAAACAGATTGTGAGTCTTTTAAATAAAACGGATTTACCAAATGCTTTTGATGTCAAGCGTTTATCAAAAGAGGTGATCTCTTTGACGTGTCAAAAAGAGACACAGAGTGTTGTAAAAGCACTACAAACGATTCTGGATCAAACGGTGTATGAAGATAGCCTTTTATTGACATCCTCTCGGCAGATTGATGCCGTACGAAGAGCCTATGAAAATATACAAACCTCTACACTGCTTCTTAATGAAGGGCAATTAGAACTATTTGCTTTTCATCTTAATGATGCTATTACGGCCATTTCTTCTATTTCGATGGCATTTGATAGAGATGAGATTTTAGATAAAATGTTTGGCAGTTTTTGTTTAGGTAAATGA
- the yidC gene encoding membrane protein insertase YidC, which yields MTDKLTPQVRVIIATVLSFLFFAFYDHFFIPKNTPLAETNSSITEQATPASSATSAPEFKEATSSQEIAQTPLVGKESQNEVIVKIKAASYEMHIDRLGRISKFYLNESKYKDDKGERIQLIDASQGVLPLEIRFSDKAVNSDAFLMSYSADKSVVEVSETGSTVDLTQKLGEITLTKSITFFPSGKYDLHVKLSNAKDYFISPGFRPGAAIDSYTFHGALIKKADDTVQTIADGDAKGDEKFSNARIAAAADKYYTTFFYELSSGLETVILPSKESNPLLFVKGNDDFKLSGYVGPKEYVKLKEIHPGLTDVVEYGFFTFIAKPLFTLLSFLHGIFGNWGWAIVAMTIIVRLVLYPLTYKGMVSMNKLKELAPKVKELQKKYGDDKQKLNIHMMELYKKHGANPMGGCLPILLQIPVFFAVYRVLQNAIELKGAAWILWVQDLAVMDPYFILPVLMGLTMFLHQRITPTTFNDPMQEKIMKYLPLIFTFFFVTFPAGLTLYWFTNNLASIVQQFYVNKLFAKKQEEQKAEK from the coding sequence GTGACAGATAAACTTACTCCTCAGGTGCGTGTTATTATCGCTACAGTTTTATCATTCTTATTTTTTGCTTTTTATGATCACTTTTTTATTCCAAAAAATACCCCGTTAGCTGAAACAAATAGTTCTATAACAGAACAAGCCACACCTGCATCTTCTGCTACAAGTGCTCCTGAATTTAAAGAAGCAACCAGCAGTCAAGAAATTGCTCAAACGCCTTTAGTAGGTAAAGAAAGTCAGAATGAAGTCATAGTGAAAATCAAAGCAGCTTCGTATGAAATGCATATTGATCGATTAGGACGTATTTCAAAGTTTTACCTTAATGAATCAAAATATAAAGATGACAAAGGTGAGCGTATTCAGTTGATTGATGCGTCACAAGGTGTTTTACCATTAGAGATTCGTTTTAGTGATAAAGCAGTGAATTCAGATGCTTTTTTAATGTCTTACAGTGCGGATAAAAGTGTTGTAGAAGTCAGTGAAACAGGTAGTACGGTTGATTTGACACAAAAGCTAGGTGAAATAACTTTAACAAAAAGTATCACTTTTTTCCCATCAGGAAAGTATGATTTACATGTAAAGCTTTCAAATGCTAAAGATTACTTTATCTCTCCTGGTTTTAGACCAGGTGCGGCTATTGATAGTTATACCTTTCATGGTGCATTGATTAAAAAAGCAGATGATACGGTTCAAACCATTGCCGATGGTGATGCAAAAGGGGATGAAAAGTTCTCAAATGCACGTATTGCTGCAGCTGCTGATAAATACTACACAACATTCTTTTATGAGCTAAGCAGTGGATTAGAAACGGTTATTTTACCTAGTAAAGAGAGCAATCCTCTTTTATTTGTTAAAGGTAATGATGATTTTAAATTAAGCGGTTATGTCGGTCCTAAAGAGTATGTCAAACTTAAAGAGATTCATCCTGGGTTAACAGATGTGGTTGAATATGGCTTTTTTACGTTTATTGCTAAACCACTTTTTACACTTTTGTCTTTCTTGCACGGTATTTTTGGAAACTGGGGTTGGGCGATTGTTGCTATGACCATTATTGTCCGTTTAGTGCTTTATCCTTTGACGTATAAAGGTATGGTTTCTATGAATAAGCTCAAAGAGCTTGCTCCTAAAGTCAAAGAGTTACAAAAGAAATATGGGGATGACAAACAGAAGCTTAATATTCATATGATGGAGCTCTATAAAAAGCATGGTGCAAATCCTATGGGTGGATGTTTACCTATTTTGCTTCAGATTCCTGTCTTTTTTGCTGTTTATCGTGTTTTACAAAATGCGATTGAGCTTAAAGGTGCTGCATGGATTTTATGGGTACAGGATTTGGCGGTGATGGACCCTTATTTTATTTTACCTGTATTAATGGGTCTTACAATGTTTTTACATCAAAGAATTACCCCAACAACCTTTAACGATCCGATGCAAGAAAAAATTATGAAATACTTGCCACTTATTTTTACATTTTTCTTTGTAACTTTCCCAGCAGGTCTTACTTTGTATTGGTTTACTAACAATTTAGCATCGATTGTTCAACAGTTTTATGTCAATAAACTTTTTGCGAAAAAGCAGGAAGAACAAAAGGCTGAAAAATGA
- the yidD gene encoding membrane protein insertion efficiency factor YidD — protein MRVLALFLIKLYQKFFTLIGYGSCRYYPTCSNYAKEQLLHNGFLKAIFYSFIRILKCNQLFAGGIDYPVVMKSFAFSLLLLQKPLHHSVIIFWFVPKNNRSFYVVKALKTSKQKGIS, from the coding sequence ATGAGAGTTCTCGCACTGTTTTTAATAAAGCTTTATCAGAAGTTTTTTACACTGATTGGCTATGGAAGTTGTCGGTATTATCCAACGTGTTCAAATTATGCCAAAGAACAACTTCTACACAATGGTTTTTTAAAGGCTATCTTTTATAGTTTTATTCGAATTTTAAAATGCAATCAACTTTTTGCTGGGGGTATTGATTATCCCGTTGTTATGAAATCGTTTGCATTTTCACTTCTTTTGCTTCAAAAACCTCTGCATCACTCCGTTATAATTTTTTGGTTTGTACCAAAAAACAACCGAAGTTTTTACGTTGTAAAAGCTTTAAAAACATCGAAACAAAAGGGAATCTCGTGA
- the nhaA gene encoding Na+/H+ antiporter NhaA — MLKTLLQEFIHRQSSAGIILILVTLCALILQNSFFAEIYTAFLHIPVQVSVGTFGITKPLLLWVNDGLMAIFFFLIGLEVKREVLEGELSTRAQIALPSIAALGGMIVPALIFIAFNATDTFAMNGWAIPTATDIAFALGILSLLGTRVPASLKVFLMALAIIDDLGAIVIIALFYTSELSILSISVAAIALLVLMLMNKMNVAKKAAYILVGIVLWVSVLKSGVHATIAGVLIAFSIPLYSINEHGERFSMSKELEHDLHYWVSFFILPLFAFVNAGVDLRGLSPSAVLSNVSLGIMLGLFLGKQLGVFVFSFLAIKLGIAKLPSGSNFKELYGVAILTGIGFTMSLFVNTLAYNDTDMFHYADKLAILLGSFTSGVIGYLFLRTLSKKE; from the coding sequence ATGTTAAAAACACTACTTCAAGAGTTTATTCATCGGCAATCTTCAGCTGGAATTATTCTTATCCTTGTGACACTGTGTGCGCTCATTTTACAAAATAGTTTTTTTGCAGAAATCTATACCGCTTTTTTGCATATACCAGTGCAAGTGAGTGTAGGAACATTTGGAATCACTAAACCTTTATTATTGTGGGTGAATGACGGCTTAATGGCTATTTTCTTCTTTTTAATTGGTTTAGAAGTGAAGCGTGAAGTTTTAGAGGGGGAACTTTCTACTCGTGCTCAAATTGCACTCCCTTCGATTGCTGCTTTAGGTGGAATGATAGTTCCCGCACTGATTTTTATAGCGTTTAATGCTACGGATACATTTGCAATGAATGGATGGGCGATTCCTACTGCAACAGATATTGCTTTTGCGTTAGGTATTCTCTCTCTCTTAGGAACAAGAGTTCCAGCTTCTTTAAAAGTTTTTCTTATGGCATTAGCTATTATTGATGACTTGGGTGCGATTGTTATTATTGCCCTTTTTTATACCAGTGAACTCTCCATACTCTCCATCAGTGTTGCTGCCATAGCACTGCTCGTTTTAATGCTAATGAACAAAATGAATGTGGCTAAAAAAGCAGCGTATATTTTAGTGGGTATTGTGCTTTGGGTGAGTGTTTTAAAATCAGGTGTACATGCGACTATCGCAGGGGTGTTGATTGCTTTTAGTATTCCACTCTATTCAATCAATGAGCATGGTGAGCGCTTTTCTATGTCAAAAGAGTTAGAACATGATTTACATTATTGGGTTTCGTTTTTTATTTTGCCACTCTTTGCGTTTGTCAATGCAGGTGTTGATTTACGGGGCTTATCTCCTTCTGCTGTTCTCTCCAATGTTTCCCTTGGCATTATGTTAGGACTTTTCTTAGGAAAACAGTTAGGTGTTTTTGTGTTTAGTTTTCTTGCTATTAAGCTTGGGATCGCCAAATTACCTTCAGGCAGTAATTTTAAAGAACTTTATGGTGTAGCCATTTTAACAGGTATTGGATTTACCATGAGTCTTTTTGTCAATACCTTGGCGTATAACGATACAGATATGTTTCATTACGCAGATAAATTAGCAATTTTATTGGGGTCTTTTACGTCTGGAGTGATTGGGTATTTATTTTTAAGAACGCTTTCTAAAAAAGAGTAG
- the rnpA gene encoding ribonuclease P protein component: MGRLKEYETLKTTREFSSVYNYAKKWHHEGALVFYNNDTTKKVGFTASKKVGNAIKRNLAKRRLRAIFLEIQHTLQDGVYVFVAKEKINHLSYDALKKGILWSMKKMNCVKE, translated from the coding sequence CGCTTAAAAGAGTATGAAACTCTCAAAACAACACGAGAGTTTTCATCTGTTTATAATTATGCAAAAAAGTGGCACCATGAAGGTGCTTTAGTTTTTTATAATAATGATACAACAAAAAAAGTTGGCTTTACGGCAAGTAAAAAAGTCGGAAATGCTATTAAGCGAAATTTAGCAAAAAGGCGACTTCGCGCTATTTTTTTAGAAATTCAACACACTTTACAAGATGGTGTGTACGTTTTTGTAGCAAAAGAAAAGATAAATCATTTGTCATATGATGCTTTAAAAAAGGGTATTTTATGGTCTATGAAAAAAATGAACTGTGTTAAAGAATGA